The Bacteroidota bacterium DNA segment ATCATTATTTAAATTATTTGGATATTCCACTTTATCATAGCAAGTTGGAATAATTACAATATAAATTTGCAAGTAAATTCCCGAATAAGAACTAATATATTCAATGAGAATTAAAACTTCTATCACCTTTAAAGAATATTGTAAACTCATATTTGCATTGATTTACAGTGGAATAATTCTAAAAATCATAGTAAGCGTTGGTATAGCAATGTTGCTTTGGATTTTGGGTTATTATTTGCATTTCCTCCCTGTTCCCAAGCCGGAAATCTACCAATACATCGCACTCATATTAATTGCAGTTGTACAACCTTCCGGTATCTTTTGGCTGATAAAAAGGAATTATAACTCAAACAACCATTTAACAGAATTATTAGATATATATATAACATCGCATGAATTTAATATACGTGGAAAAACATTTTATACAGAGCTTGTCTGGGAAAATATTTTTAAGGTTGAAGAAAAGAAAAATTATTTTTTAGTTTATCTCAATACCTTATCCGCAATTATCATTTCTAAAAATGATTTGAAAAATACAGAAGTTATAGAACTTAAAAATATACTAAGCACTATTCCAAATATTACGGTTCAATTAATTACAAAACTGTAGTCAGTAAAAATTTGTCTGATTTTATTAATCAATTATACTATTAAATATAAATATTTCTCTCTCATTTTGTGGCTGTTATATTTCTTCCAAAAACATTTTTAATATTTATTGGTTTTTTCTCGAACGGTGGTTTAAATTATTATAAACTAAAAACTGAAATGATGAAAAACTTTATAAAGTTGATTTTTGCAGTAACGATTTTAGTCCTTGCTTCATGTAGCCCGAAATTTTATACTCCTAATACTCAAAATGTTCCTTTACTTACAGAGAAAGGAGAAACTAATCTAACATTAGCGGGCAATACTAATCAAGTGGAAT contains these protein-coding regions:
- a CDS encoding YcxB family protein, producing MRIKTSITFKEYCKLIFALIYSGIILKIIVSVGIAMLLWILGYYLHFLPVPKPEIYQYIALILIAVVQPSGIFWLIKRNYNSNNHLTELLDIYITSHEFNIRGKTFYTELVWENIFKVEEKKNYFLVYLNTLSAIIISKNDLKNTEVIELKNILSTIPNITVQLITKL